A window from Halomicrobium urmianum encodes these proteins:
- a CDS encoding PH domain-containing protein, protein MESLHARVQVLWIGQRLVLATVLAGLAWFLGRFLDPIGPAVAAGVWLAVAVLGTVHAVLRYRRWRFELQNDSVYLVRGVVTQVDTSVPYVRVQHADTQRGPLERAVGLASVVVYTAGSRGADITVPGLRPERATELRERLRDLAVESEAADAV, encoded by the coding sequence ATGGAGAGCCTCCACGCGCGGGTACAGGTGCTGTGGATCGGACAGCGGCTGGTCCTCGCGACGGTACTGGCCGGCCTCGCGTGGTTCCTCGGTCGGTTCCTCGACCCGATCGGACCGGCAGTCGCGGCCGGCGTCTGGCTCGCCGTCGCCGTTCTGGGGACCGTCCACGCGGTCCTCCGGTACCGCCGCTGGCGCTTCGAGTTACAGAACGACTCGGTGTACCTGGTCCGCGGGGTGGTGACGCAGGTGGACACGTCGGTGCCCTACGTCCGCGTTCAGCACGCGGACACCCAGCGCGGCCCGCTGGAGCGGGCCGTCGGCCTGGCCAGCGTCGTCGTCTACACCGCGGGCTCGCGGGGCGCCGACATCACCGTCCCCGGGCTGCGGCCGGAGCGGGCGACGGAACTGCGCGAGCGGCTCCGCGACCTCGCTGTCGAGAGCGAGGCCGCCGACGCGGTATGA
- a CDS encoding dockerin type I domain-containing protein: MGRGAGQPGPVPLLDGGLPRARPPVRRGDARARRRVRRRRVHARTRRPPEAERPSWPGNATDPDGDGYYEDLNGNGEVDFRDVVDYFNGMDGEGMQNDVQYYDYNGNGEVDYADLVDLFGQVE, from the coding sequence ATCGGCCGAGGGGCTGGACAACCAGGACCAGTACCACTTCTCGACGGAGGCCTACCGCGAGCTCGGCCGCCGGTACGCCGAGGAGATGCTCGAGCACGTCGACGTGTCCGACGGCGGCGAGTCCACGCCCGAACCCGTCGACCCCCCGAGGCGGAGCGCCCGTCCTGGCCGGGGAACGCGACCGATCCGGACGGCGACGGCTACTACGAGGACCTCAACGGCAACGGCGAGGTCGACTTCCGGGACGTCGTCGACTACTTCAACGGCATGGACGGCGAGGGCATGCAGAACGACGTCCAGTACTACGACTACAACGGCAACGGCGAGGTCGACTACGCCGACCTCGTCGACCTCTTCGGACAGGTCGAGTGA